A single window of Mycobacterium sp. ITM-2016-00318 DNA harbors:
- a CDS encoding DUF4129 domain-containing protein produces the protein MAHRPRVVAVIVLVIVAAVALHGYLPGAETPPRERPASSFGSLFAVIAMLAVSMAIIVIAVVTQSRHRPVSHGAGELPRERAGDKRPLTWRMVLVAVAVVIAWLLLFALLSRMNAQLDVDAPPPDADASPSGTPAPPVEPADEAQPSSNVFSLLAGSTVLLMLVVFIGAAIAGHRQRRRGGPAPVPGGENPVAATTSASDPLTRAAEIGLAEAGDLSREPREAIIACYAAMEHELENSPDVVPRESDTPTEVLARAVEHRALRADSATELVELFEEARFSPHVMTEQHREAAVRVLRLVLAELRSVA, from the coding sequence TGATCGTGGCGGCCGTCGCGCTGCACGGATACCTGCCCGGTGCGGAGACTCCGCCGCGCGAGCGGCCTGCCAGCAGCTTCGGCAGCCTGTTCGCCGTCATCGCGATGCTCGCGGTGTCGATGGCAATCATCGTCATCGCTGTCGTCACGCAGTCGCGCCACCGTCCCGTCTCCCACGGCGCCGGTGAGCTTCCCCGCGAGCGGGCGGGCGACAAAAGGCCGCTGACGTGGCGCATGGTGCTCGTCGCGGTGGCCGTCGTGATCGCGTGGCTGCTTCTGTTCGCGCTGTTGTCACGGATGAACGCGCAGCTCGACGTCGACGCACCGCCTCCGGACGCGGATGCGTCGCCATCGGGCACACCCGCACCGCCCGTAGAGCCCGCCGATGAGGCGCAACCGTCGTCCAACGTCTTCTCACTGCTGGCCGGGTCGACGGTGCTGCTCATGCTGGTGGTGTTCATCGGCGCGGCGATCGCAGGCCACCGGCAGCGCCGTCGCGGCGGGCCGGCGCCCGTACCCGGTGGCGAAAATCCAGTGGCGGCAACGACCTCCGCATCCGACCCGCTCACAAGGGCGGCCGAGATCGGGCTCGCGGAGGCGGGCGACCTGAGCCGAGAGCCACGCGAGGCGATCATTGCCTGCTACGCCGCGATGGAGCATGAGCTCGAGAACTCACCCGACGTCGTGCCCCGCGAATCGGATACGCCGACAGAGGTGCTGGCCCGCGCCGTCGAGCACCGCGCGCTACGCGCCGACAGCGCAACCGAACTCGTCGAGCTCTTCGAGGAGGCACGCTTCAGCCCGCATGTGATGACCGAGCAACACCGCGAGGCCGCGGTGCGGGTCCTGCGGCTCGTGCTCGCCGAACTGCGGAGCGTGGCATGA
- a CDS encoding MoxR family ATPase, with translation MSLPAATTTANCEAVLDEIGKVVVGKRWALNLILTSVLAGGHVLIEDLPGLGKTLIARSFAAALGLEFTRVQFTPDLLPADLLGSTVYDMQSGRFEFRSGPIFTNLLLADEINRTPPKTQAALLEAMAEGQVSIDGVTHRLPDPFIVLATDNPIEYEGTYPLPEAQLDRFAIRLELRYLSEDEEASMLRRRLERGSAEPTVNQVVDAHDLVAMRESVEQVTVHDDMLAYVVSLANATRQHPQVAVGASPRAELDLVQHARARALLLGRDYVIPEDVKSLAVPTMAHRISLKPEMWVRRVHGADIVEELLRRLPVPRARG, from the coding sequence ATGTCACTGCCTGCGGCGACGACGACTGCCAACTGCGAAGCGGTGCTCGACGAGATCGGGAAGGTCGTGGTCGGCAAGCGGTGGGCACTGAACCTCATCCTGACGTCGGTGCTCGCGGGCGGACACGTGTTGATCGAAGACCTACCCGGGCTTGGCAAGACGTTGATCGCGCGGTCGTTCGCAGCGGCGCTCGGCCTGGAGTTCACCCGCGTCCAGTTCACCCCTGACCTGCTGCCCGCCGACCTGCTCGGCTCGACGGTCTACGACATGCAGTCCGGCCGATTCGAATTCCGATCGGGCCCGATATTCACCAATCTGCTTCTCGCCGACGAGATCAACAGGACGCCGCCCAAAACCCAGGCCGCACTCCTCGAGGCGATGGCCGAAGGTCAGGTGAGCATCGACGGAGTCACCCATCGGCTGCCGGACCCGTTCATCGTGCTCGCCACGGACAACCCGATCGAGTACGAGGGCACGTATCCGCTGCCGGAGGCGCAACTCGACCGGTTCGCGATCCGGCTGGAGTTGCGCTACCTCTCCGAGGACGAGGAGGCGTCGATGCTGCGCCGCCGTCTGGAGCGAGGCTCGGCGGAGCCGACGGTGAATCAGGTTGTCGACGCCCATGATCTGGTCGCCATGCGCGAGTCGGTGGAGCAGGTGACCGTGCACGACGACATGCTCGCGTACGTGGTGTCGCTGGCCAACGCGACGCGGCAGCATCCGCAGGTGGCCGTCGGCGCGAGCCCGCGCGCCGAACTCGACCTCGTCCAGCACGCCCGCGCGCGGGCGCTTCTGCTTGGCCGCGACTACGTGATTCCCGAGGACGTGAAATCGCTTGCCGTTCCCACCATGGCGCACCGGATCAGCCTCAAACCCGAGATGTGGGTACGTCGGGTGCACGGTGCCGACATCGTGGAGGAACTGTTGCGGCGGTTGCCGGTACCGCGGGCCCGCGGATGA
- a CDS encoding DUF58 domain-containing protein translates to MIGADARSKNNLSRVTEPELRWHASPLARAVATCAGVLLAAALIGSRWQLIAFVAPLLGVLCSIGWQRAVPKVFVHAEPDLQRCFEGEQAQLTIWASADPGDVDVTLALAAVDGMTLEVADAGDGRQTVTVAADRWGRYPIRATVDVVAPGGLLSGTATADACDVFVFPVAPPQSTAIPKTELLDRLGTHLTRHIGPGVEYADIRPYVPGDQLRTVNWPVSARRGSLHVTQRLTDRAADVVVLIDTYAQPPGPATEATERALRGAVQVVQSALRSGDRAGVVTLGGGRPRWLGADIGRRQFYRLLDTLLGAGDEFETTTGTLAPRAALPPGAVVVAFSTMLDTEFALSLIDLRRRGHTVVAVDVLEGAPFEPGMDPLFTRMWAMQRSFMYRDMGTIGVDIVSWPERNTLDQSMKLVPEHRRPVRGRR, encoded by the coding sequence ATGATCGGCGCGGACGCGAGGAGCAAGAACAACCTCAGTCGCGTCACGGAGCCCGAGCTACGCTGGCACGCTTCGCCTTTGGCACGTGCGGTCGCCACCTGTGCGGGGGTCCTGCTTGCGGCGGCGTTGATCGGGTCACGTTGGCAGCTGATCGCATTCGTCGCGCCGCTGCTTGGCGTGCTGTGTTCGATCGGTTGGCAGCGCGCCGTGCCCAAGGTCTTCGTGCACGCCGAGCCGGACCTGCAACGGTGTTTCGAAGGCGAGCAGGCACAGCTGACCATATGGGCGTCAGCCGATCCGGGTGACGTCGACGTCACCCTCGCGCTGGCAGCTGTGGACGGGATGACGCTCGAGGTGGCGGACGCGGGCGACGGCAGGCAGACGGTCACCGTTGCGGCCGACCGCTGGGGTCGCTACCCGATCCGCGCGACGGTCGACGTGGTCGCGCCGGGCGGGCTGCTCTCGGGCACCGCGACCGCCGACGCATGCGACGTGTTCGTGTTCCCGGTCGCCCCGCCGCAATCCACGGCGATCCCCAAGACGGAGCTGCTCGACCGGCTGGGCACCCACCTGACTCGGCACATCGGGCCGGGGGTCGAGTACGCCGACATCCGACCGTATGTGCCCGGTGACCAACTGCGCACGGTGAATTGGCCGGTGAGCGCGCGCCGCGGCAGCCTGCACGTCACCCAGCGGCTGACCGATCGGGCCGCCGATGTGGTGGTGCTGATCGATACCTACGCACAGCCGCCGGGGCCGGCGACAGAGGCGACCGAGCGCGCACTCCGCGGCGCCGTGCAGGTGGTGCAGAGCGCGCTGCGCAGCGGCGACCGCGCGGGCGTCGTGACGCTGGGCGGCGGGCGCCCACGCTGGCTCGGCGCCGACATCGGCAGGCGGCAGTTCTACCGGCTGCTCGACACACTGCTCGGCGCGGGCGACGAATTCGAGACCACGACAGGCACATTGGCGCCGCGCGCGGCGCTACCACCTGGCGCCGTCGTCGTCGCCTTCTCCACGATGCTCGACACCGAATTCGCCCTGTCCCTGATCGACCTGCGCAGGCGCGGGCACACGGTGGTGGCGGTCGACGTGCTCGAGGGCGCCCCGTTCGAGCCTGGAATGGACCCGTTGTTCACCCGCATGTGGGCGATGCAGAGGTCGTTCATGTACCGCGACATGGGCACCATCGGTGTCGACATCGTGTCCTGGCCGGAGCGGAACACCCTCGACCAGTCGATGAAGCTGGTCCCGGAGCACCGGCGGCCGGTGCGGGGGCGGCGATGA
- a CDS encoding M13 family metallopeptidase, giving the protein MTVEAIRSGIDLSHVDDQARPQDDLFGHVNGRWLADYAIPPDRATDGAFRSLYDRAEEQIRDLINEAAAAGAANGTDQQRIGDLFASFTDEATVERIGVAPLLDELALIDEAADADALAAVIGGLQRAGVGGGTGAYIDTDSKNSARYLLHLSQSGIGLPDESYYRDDQHAEILAAYPRHIASMFGLVHGEEPQPGEWQATAERIVALEAKLAAAHWDVVKRRDADLTYNLRQFTDLSAEAPGFDWAGWVTAMGAGPDTAAELVVRQPDYLTAFAALWAAEDLEDWKRWARWRVIHSRAFLLTDDLVAEDFDFYGRTLSGTESIRERWKRGVSVVENLMGDPLGKLYVERHFPPDAKARMDELVANLREAYRVSINQLEWMTPETRQRALAKLDKFTPKIGYPVKWRDYSTLVIERDDLYGNYRRGAIVSSEREVAKLGGPVDRDEWFMTPQTVNAYYNPGMNEIVFPAAILQPPFFDADADDAANYGGIGAVIGHEIGHGFDDQGAKYDGDGNLVDWWTDDDRTEFGARTKKLIEQYDEFVPRELRGHNGSHVNGAFTVGENIGDLGGLSIALLAYQLSLGGEPAPVIDGLTGVQRVFFGWAQVWRTKSREAEALRRLAVDPHSPPEFRCNGVIRNMDAFYQAFEVDEDDTLYLEPERRVRIWN; this is encoded by the coding sequence GTGACAGTAGAAGCAATCCGCTCCGGCATCGATCTGAGCCACGTCGACGACCAGGCCCGCCCCCAGGACGACTTGTTCGGGCACGTGAACGGCCGCTGGCTGGCCGACTACGCGATCCCCCCCGACCGGGCCACCGACGGGGCGTTCCGGTCGCTGTACGACCGGGCGGAGGAGCAGATTCGCGACCTCATCAACGAGGCGGCTGCGGCCGGTGCCGCCAACGGCACCGACCAGCAGCGCATCGGCGACCTGTTCGCGAGCTTCACCGACGAGGCGACGGTCGAACGGATCGGCGTTGCGCCGCTGCTCGACGAACTCGCCCTGATCGACGAGGCTGCCGATGCCGACGCGCTGGCCGCGGTGATCGGCGGGCTGCAGCGCGCGGGCGTCGGCGGGGGCACCGGCGCCTACATCGACACCGACTCCAAGAACTCCGCCCGGTATCTGTTGCACCTGAGCCAGTCGGGCATCGGACTGCCCGACGAGTCCTACTACCGCGACGATCAGCATGCCGAGATCCTGGCCGCCTACCCGCGCCACATCGCCTCGATGTTCGGGCTGGTGCACGGCGAGGAGCCGCAGCCGGGCGAATGGCAGGCCACCGCCGAGCGGATCGTCGCGCTGGAGGCCAAGCTGGCCGCCGCGCACTGGGACGTCGTCAAGCGGCGCGACGCCGACCTCACCTACAACCTGCGTCAGTTCACCGACCTGTCCGCAGAGGCGCCTGGCTTCGACTGGGCCGGCTGGGTCACCGCGATGGGCGCCGGTCCCGACACCGCAGCCGAACTGGTTGTGCGGCAACCGGATTACCTGACCGCGTTCGCTGCGCTGTGGGCCGCCGAAGACCTCGAGGACTGGAAGCGGTGGGCCAGGTGGCGGGTCATTCACTCGCGCGCCTTCCTGCTCACCGACGACCTGGTCGCCGAGGACTTCGACTTCTACGGCCGGACGCTCAGCGGCACCGAATCCATCCGGGAACGCTGGAAGCGCGGCGTCTCGGTGGTGGAGAACCTGATGGGCGACCCGCTCGGCAAGCTCTACGTCGAGCGGCACTTCCCGCCGGACGCCAAGGCGCGGATGGACGAACTGGTGGCCAACCTGCGCGAGGCCTACCGGGTGAGCATCAATCAGTTGGAGTGGATGACACCCGAGACCCGTCAGCGCGCGCTGGCCAAGCTGGACAAGTTCACGCCGAAGATCGGCTATCCGGTGAAGTGGCGTGACTACTCGACGCTGGTCATCGAGCGCGACGACCTGTACGGCAACTACCGGCGCGGCGCGATCGTCAGCTCGGAGCGTGAGGTCGCCAAGCTCGGCGGCCCTGTCGACCGCGACGAGTGGTTCATGACGCCGCAGACGGTGAACGCCTACTACAACCCCGGCATGAACGAGATCGTCTTTCCCGCGGCGATTCTGCAGCCGCCGTTCTTCGACGCCGACGCCGACGACGCCGCCAACTACGGCGGTATCGGCGCGGTGATCGGCCACGAGATCGGCCACGGGTTCGACGATCAGGGCGCCAAGTACGACGGTGACGGCAACCTCGTGGACTGGTGGACCGACGACGACCGCACCGAGTTCGGCGCGCGCACCAAGAAGCTTATCGAGCAGTACGACGAGTTCGTGCCGCGGGAACTTCGAGGGCACAACGGATCACATGTCAACGGCGCCTTCACGGTAGGCGAGAACATCGGCGACCTCGGTGGTCTGTCGATCGCGCTGCTGGCCTATCAGCTCTCACTGGGTGGTGAGCCGGCTCCGGTCATCGACGGGCTGACAGGTGTGCAGCGCGTGTTCTTCGGATGGGCTCAGGTGTGGCGCACCAAATCCCGCGAGGCTGAGGCGCTCCGGCGCCTGGCCGTCGATCCGCACTCACCGCCGGAGTTCCGCTGCAACGGCGTGATCCGCAACATGGACGCGTTCTACCAGGCGTTCGAGGTCGACGAGGACGACACCCTGTATCTCGAGCCGGAGAGACGGGTCAGGATCTGGAACTGA
- a CDS encoding CoA-binding protein, which yields MTADIDAILRETRTVAIVGASANRTRAVYGVWSYLKAASDYELYLVNPTIGDVDGTPTYPDLASLPVVPDLVDVFRRHEHLPAVLDDAIRVGAKTLWLQSGLADEQVARDGEAAGLQVVMDRCLKVDHARLLSAS from the coding sequence ATGACTGCCGACATCGATGCCATCCTGCGCGAAACCCGAACCGTCGCGATCGTCGGCGCCTCGGCGAACAGGACGCGCGCCGTCTACGGCGTGTGGAGCTATCTCAAGGCCGCCAGCGACTACGAGTTGTATCTCGTCAACCCGACCATCGGTGATGTCGACGGCACACCCACCTATCCCGACCTGGCGTCGCTGCCCGTCGTGCCCGACCTCGTCGACGTGTTCCGGCGCCACGAGCACCTGCCCGCCGTGCTCGACGACGCGATCAGGGTGGGTGCCAAGACACTGTGGCTGCAGTCGGGTCTGGCAGACGAGCAAGTGGCCCGCGACGGCGAGGCCGCAGGCCTTCAGGTCGTGATGGACCGCTGCCTCAAGGTGGACCACGCGCGCCTGCTCAGCGCGAGTTGA
- a CDS encoding XRE family transcriptional regulator, with translation MTVAPEIRAARSDAETARIPTGAPMRTRHPINDDKPVEFWPTAAIREALETDDLTVWQLIVTAIKRDPYGRTARQVEEVLESTRPYGVSKALSEVLTRTRENLEANERAEVARQIRVMVGRSGLKPTEFASRIGVPGEELAGYLEGRNSPPASLMVRMSRLSDRFAKIKAHRTGGPH, from the coding sequence GTGACTGTGGCTCCCGAGATACGGGCCGCGCGATCCGATGCCGAGACCGCACGGATACCCACCGGCGCGCCGATGCGGACGCGCCATCCGATCAACGACGACAAGCCCGTGGAGTTCTGGCCGACGGCCGCGATCCGCGAGGCGCTGGAAACCGACGACCTGACGGTGTGGCAGCTAATCGTCACCGCCATCAAGCGTGATCCGTATGGCAGGACCGCGCGGCAAGTCGAGGAGGTGTTGGAGTCGACACGGCCGTATGGGGTCTCGAAGGCATTGTCTGAAGTGCTGACCCGCACCAGGGAGAACCTGGAAGCCAACGAACGCGCTGAGGTCGCCCGTCAGATCAGGGTGATGGTCGGCCGGTCCGGCCTGAAGCCGACGGAGTTCGCGTCACGCATCGGCGTGCCCGGCGAGGAACTCGCGGGCTACCTCGAGGGCAGGAACAGCCCGCCCGCGTCGCTGATGGTCCGGATGAGCCGGCTGTCGGATCGGTTCGCCAAGATCAAGGCACACCGCACCGGCGGACCGCACTGA
- a CDS encoding MMPL family transporter, translated as MMRLSGGLRRFRWAVFVVWLLLLVPAVYLAMNQSGHLTGGGFEVTGSQSLYVQRELEEQFPDQGASPLALVAAPRADASFADMDAAVAHLERLAGEVPSVKVVPNPQQPPPQPDRPYVVTLQLDFNNTGAVDVAKQLRQKVGINGDQPGEVQDGKVKLYVIGQGALGAAATAATKHDIAQAEQWNLPIVLVVLLAVFGSLAAAAMPLVLGICTVAVTMGLVYLLSMYTTMSVFVTSTVSMFGIALAIDYSLFILMRFREELRAGREPDQAADAAMATSGLAVVLSGLTVIASVTGIYLINTPVLVSMATGAILAVGVAVLTSTTLTPAVLATFGRAAAKRSWLLHWSRRPETTQSRFWTRWTGAVMRRPWVSALGATVLLLAMAAPAFSMVLGNSMQRQFEPTHEIRGGVNAAADALGPGALGPVRVLVTFPDGNSASAPAKEPLLQEVQQRMSQAPNVVTVQPAVFGNDYRSALVSAVLSVDPEDMAARESVDWMRAELPPVVGDNATIDVGGPTALIKDFDDRVSATQPAVFGFVALIAFVMLLVSIRSVFLAFKGVLMTVLSVAAAYGSLVVVFQWGWLEELGFRQISSLDSTIPPLVLAMTFGLSMDYEIFLLTRIRERFLQTNNTRDAVAYGVSTSARTITSAALIMIAVFIGFAFAGMPLVAQLGVACAVAIAVDATVVRLILVPALMAMFDEWNWWLPRWLDRLLPSVDFEKPLPKADIGDLIIIPDDISTLAASGIDIRNVVKSAAKLKNMAPHTISVADPLAFSGCLPSNGSDCVNALNGYTNGHPHATGADNGRTVKLKRGPRPMHPVTMWRGRLLVALDALETEADTDRPPVERNSPMETTNVQLPTGDRLSIPTGAETLRLKSYLIMCRNSTKDFAEFADLVDSMETQTAAVVLAGMDRYYCGEPSRKQWVATQLVRRLADPHPSDEFDIPMSGPDAEADWAKVRERCLSVAVAMLEEAR; from the coding sequence ATGATGCGCTTGAGTGGTGGCCTGCGCAGATTCCGCTGGGCGGTGTTCGTGGTGTGGCTACTTCTCCTCGTGCCCGCGGTGTATCTCGCGATGAATCAGTCCGGCCACCTCACCGGCGGCGGTTTCGAGGTGACCGGGTCGCAGTCTCTCTACGTCCAGCGTGAGCTCGAGGAGCAGTTCCCCGACCAGGGCGCCTCACCTCTCGCGCTGGTCGCGGCACCGCGCGCCGACGCCTCGTTCGCGGACATGGACGCCGCCGTCGCGCACCTGGAACGGCTCGCAGGCGAGGTGCCGAGCGTGAAGGTGGTGCCCAACCCGCAGCAGCCGCCGCCGCAGCCGGACCGGCCCTACGTCGTGACGCTGCAGCTGGACTTCAACAACACCGGCGCGGTGGACGTCGCCAAGCAACTGCGTCAGAAGGTCGGCATCAACGGCGATCAGCCGGGCGAAGTGCAAGACGGCAAGGTCAAGCTGTACGTCATCGGCCAGGGGGCGCTCGGTGCGGCGGCGACGGCGGCCACCAAACACGACATCGCGCAGGCCGAACAGTGGAACCTCCCGATCGTCCTTGTCGTCCTGCTCGCCGTGTTCGGCTCGCTGGCCGCGGCCGCGATGCCGCTCGTTCTCGGCATCTGCACGGTCGCGGTGACCATGGGTCTGGTCTATCTGCTGTCGATGTACACGACGATGTCGGTGTTCGTGACGTCGACGGTGTCGATGTTCGGGATCGCACTGGCCATCGACTACTCGTTGTTCATTCTCATGCGGTTTCGGGAGGAGCTGCGGGCGGGCCGGGAACCGGACCAGGCCGCCGACGCCGCGATGGCCACCTCGGGACTGGCCGTCGTGCTGTCCGGTCTGACCGTCATCGCATCGGTCACCGGCATCTACCTCATCAACACCCCGGTGCTGGTGTCGATGGCCACCGGGGCGATCCTCGCCGTGGGTGTCGCGGTGCTGACGTCGACGACGCTGACGCCTGCGGTGCTCGCGACGTTCGGCCGCGCGGCGGCGAAGCGGTCTTGGCTGCTGCACTGGTCGAGACGGCCCGAGACCACCCAGTCGCGATTCTGGACACGGTGGACCGGCGCGGTGATGCGGAGGCCCTGGGTGTCGGCGCTCGGCGCGACGGTGCTCCTGCTCGCGATGGCGGCACCGGCGTTCTCGATGGTGCTCGGCAACAGCATGCAACGGCAGTTCGAACCGACCCACGAGATCCGCGGTGGCGTGAACGCCGCCGCGGACGCGCTCGGCCCTGGCGCGCTCGGCCCGGTGCGCGTGCTGGTGACCTTCCCCGACGGCAACTCCGCCTCCGCGCCAGCCAAGGAACCGCTTCTGCAGGAAGTGCAGCAGCGGATGTCGCAGGCGCCCAACGTCGTCACCGTGCAGCCTGCGGTGTTCGGCAACGATTACCGCAGCGCCCTCGTCTCGGCCGTGCTGTCGGTCGACCCGGAGGACATGGCCGCTCGCGAGTCCGTCGACTGGATGCGGGCCGAACTGCCGCCGGTTGTTGGAGACAACGCGACGATCGACGTCGGCGGCCCGACCGCATTGATCAAGGACTTCGACGACCGCGTCTCGGCGACGCAGCCCGCCGTGTTCGGCTTCGTCGCGCTGATCGCGTTCGTCATGCTGCTGGTGTCGATCCGGTCGGTGTTCCTGGCGTTCAAGGGCGTGCTGATGACCGTGCTCTCGGTCGCGGCGGCCTACGGCAGCCTGGTGGTCGTCTTCCAGTGGGGCTGGCTGGAGGAGCTCGGGTTCCGGCAGATCTCGTCGTTGGACAGCACGATTCCGCCGTTGGTACTGGCGATGACGTTCGGGCTGTCGATGGACTACGAGATCTTCCTACTGACCCGCATCCGCGAGCGCTTCCTGCAGACCAACAACACCCGTGACGCCGTCGCCTACGGGGTGAGCACCAGCGCGCGCACGATCACCAGCGCCGCGCTGATCATGATCGCGGTGTTCATCGGCTTCGCGTTCGCCGGTATGCCGCTGGTCGCTCAGCTCGGCGTGGCGTGCGCGGTGGCCATCGCCGTCGACGCGACCGTGGTGCGGCTGATCCTGGTGCCCGCGTTGATGGCGATGTTCGACGAATGGAACTGGTGGCTGCCTCGCTGGCTGGACCGCCTGCTGCCGTCGGTGGACTTCGAGAAACCGCTGCCGAAGGCCGACATCGGCGACCTGATCATCATCCCCGACGACATCTCGACGCTGGCCGCATCGGGCATCGACATCCGCAACGTGGTCAAATCGGCGGCCAAACTCAAGAACATGGCGCCGCACACGATCTCCGTCGCCGATCCGCTGGCGTTCAGCGGCTGCCTGCCGTCCAACGGTTCGGACTGCGTGAACGCGCTCAACGGGTACACCAACGGACATCCGCATGCCACCGGCGCCGACAACGGCAGGACCGTGAAGCTGAAGCGTGGACCGCGGCCGATGCATCCCGTCACGATGTGGCGCGGACGGCTGCTGGTGGCGCTGGATGCCCTGGAAACCGAGGCCGACACCGACCGGCCGCCCGTCGAGCGCAACAGCCCGATGGAGACCACCAACGTCCAACTGCCCACCGGCGACCGGCTGTCGATCCCGACCGGAGCCGAGACGCTGCGGCTCAAGAGCTACCTGATCATGTGCCGGAACAGCACCAAAGACTTCGCCGAGTTTGCCGATTTGGTCGACTCGATGGAGACTCAAACGGCCGCTGTGGTTCTGGCCGGAATGGATCGGTATTACTGTGGTGAGCCATCCAGGAAGCAGTGGGTGGCCACGCAGCTGGTGCGCCGACTGGCCGATCCGCATCCGTCGGATGAGTTCGACATCCCCATGTCGGGCCCTGATGCGGAGGCCGATTGGGCCAAGGTCAGGGAGCGGTGCCTGTCAGTGGCGGTCGCGATGCTGGAGGAGGCGAGGTGA
- a CDS encoding hemophore translates to MTPTPVTARRGLFAAFAVCAAGGATVYALTVPPSPSATAAPDPCAASQVAKTVGSVANSTGTYLDSHPQTNQALTRISQQQGGPQSLVALKTYMDANPQVAEDMQTLQRPLTDLAGQCQLPITIPQVLGLMQNAQQGGGLTGGLPGALPGAQTAGAPGSALPAQSSPASATAQGTGPLPGPATAATR, encoded by the coding sequence GTGACACCGACACCTGTGACCGCCCGCCGCGGCCTGTTCGCCGCATTCGCTGTATGTGCCGCAGGCGGCGCGACCGTGTACGCGCTGACTGTGCCGCCGTCCCCGTCGGCAACCGCGGCACCCGATCCGTGCGCGGCCAGCCAGGTCGCCAAGACCGTCGGGTCGGTGGCCAACTCGACGGGGACCTACCTGGACTCCCATCCGCAGACCAACCAGGCGCTGACGAGGATCTCCCAGCAGCAGGGCGGACCGCAGTCGCTCGTCGCACTGAAGACGTACATGGACGCCAACCCGCAGGTCGCCGAGGACATGCAGACGCTGCAGCGGCCGCTGACGGACCTCGCCGGCCAGTGCCAGCTGCCGATCACGATCCCGCAGGTGCTTGGGCTGATGCAGAACGCACAGCAAGGCGGCGGGCTCACCGGCGGTTTGCCAGGCGCGTTGCCCGGCGCTCAGACCGCGGGTGCGCCCGGATCGGCTTTGCCAGCTCAGTCCTCGCCCGCATCGGCGACGGCCCAGGGCACCGGCCCGCTGCCCGGTCCGGCGACCGCCGCCACGCGGTAG
- a CDS encoding heme-binding protein, whose amino-acid sequence MLLSARTARRAVAGAVGTGALAGVMLFGALPSAIAEEPANCTAADLAFVAAGVSKATSDYLFSHPDVNFFFTSLEGRNRDEVRADVDTYMNNNPMVKGELTGIRQPLVDIKNRCGDSNGDGIADTQ is encoded by the coding sequence ATGTTGCTCTCTGCCCGTACGGCGCGGCGTGCGGTAGCTGGCGCGGTTGGAACCGGCGCGCTCGCCGGCGTGATGCTGTTCGGTGCTCTTCCGTCGGCGATCGCCGAGGAGCCCGCCAACTGCACTGCCGCCGATCTGGCCTTCGTGGCCGCAGGCGTTTCGAAGGCGACGTCGGATTATCTGTTCAGCCACCCGGACGTCAACTTCTTCTTCACGAGCCTCGAGGGCAGGAACCGTGACGAGGTGCGTGCCGACGTGGACACCTATATGAACAACAACCCGATGGTCAAGGGCGAGCTGACCGGCATCCGCCAGCCGCTGGTGGACATCAAGAACCGCTGCGGCGACAGCAACGGCGACGGCATCGCTGACACCCAATAA
- a CDS encoding response regulator transcription factor — protein sequence MVLMVDDDPDVRTSVARGLRLSGFDVRVAATGKEALRLLSNEKHDALVLDVQMPELDGVAVVTALRALGNDIPICVLSARDTVNDRIAGLEAGADDYLTKPFDLGELVARLHALLRRTSHGDQSSDTMSVGPLTIDTARRLVFVDGERVDLTKREFDLLAVLAENAGVVLSRQRLLELVWGYDFDVDTNVADVFISYLRRKLEREELPRVIHTVRGIGYVLRDEA from the coding sequence ATGGTGCTCATGGTGGACGACGATCCGGACGTCAGGACGTCTGTCGCCCGTGGGCTGCGGCTTTCGGGTTTTGACGTGCGGGTCGCCGCGACCGGCAAAGAGGCACTGCGGCTCCTATCCAACGAGAAGCACGACGCCCTGGTTCTGGACGTGCAGATGCCAGAACTCGACGGCGTCGCGGTGGTCACCGCGCTGCGCGCGCTGGGAAACGACATCCCCATCTGCGTGCTGTCCGCCCGCGACACCGTCAACGACCGCATCGCGGGTCTGGAGGCAGGCGCCGACGACTACCTGACCAAGCCCTTCGATCTCGGTGAACTCGTCGCGCGGCTGCACGCCCTGCTGCGCAGGACGAGTCACGGCGATCAATCCTCGGACACCATGTCGGTCGGTCCGCTGACGATCGACACCGCACGGCGGCTGGTGTTCGTCGACGGTGAGCGGGTCGATCTGACCAAACGTGAATTCGACCTGCTTGCGGTGCTGGCCGAGAATGCGGGGGTGGTGCTCAGTCGCCAGCGGCTGCTTGAACTGGTGTGGGGCTACGACTTCGACGTGGACACCAACGTGGCCGACGTCTTCATCAGCTACCTGCGCCGCAAGCTCGAACGCGAGGAGCTGCCCCGGGTCATTCATACGGTGCGCGGGATCGGCTACGTGTTGCGGGACGAAGCGTAG